One segment of Leucoraja erinacea ecotype New England chromosome 7, Leri_hhj_1, whole genome shotgun sequence DNA contains the following:
- the ftcdnl1 gene encoding formiminotransferase N-terminal subdomain-containing protein isoform X1 — protein sequence MASQKLSLRLAVCLLNISEARKKDVVERVAKAALWNNQGEKKIQTTVLNIFSDYDYNRSVITIAGPVETLGNSVLTACVEAFNLIDMNGHVGIHPCLGAVDLVPIYPLSDSVSLEECGRVACDVAEKLTLNVPDCSLFYFGYADHPLKRTLVQRRKELKWFNRSSLKGTERKADVGAAISSRCGLTGVGASPYVMNCNVTIDTQDLNVSQQIACAVRGANVGGLAGIQAMAFPHEGTVEIACNVESWKGETSSPLTEEKEKHISYCIQGEEYVYFSPSYIEKHIKKLANNFGVATVGTALIGFTPERCKNLAEKAIGEGTGEFWKKRKVLTIDAACSAELLQHFGSIIDVMIIHSSFLH from the exons ATGGCATCGCAAAAATTAAGTCTCCGCTTGGCTGTGTGTTTGCTGAATATTTCTGAAGCTAGAAAGAAAGACGTTGTGGAAAGGGTCGCTAAAGCTGCACTCTGGAATAACCAAG GAGAGAAGAAAATACAAACAACTGTGCTGAACATATTTTCAGATTATGATTACAACAGATCAGTTATAACTATTGCTGGTCCAGTTGAGACATTGG GTAACTCGGTTTTGACAGCATGCGTTGAAGCATTTAACTTAATTGACATGAACGGTCATGTTGGCATTCACCCCTGCCTTGGAGCAGTGGACCTTGTCCCCATCTACCCTCTCTCGGACTCCGTTAGCCTCGAGGAGTGTGGCAGAGTGGCTTGCG ATGTTGCTGAAAAGTTAACCCTCAATGTGCCGGATTGCAGTCTCTTTTATTTTGGATATGCTGATCACCCTCTCAAACGAACCCTGGTCCAACGCAGAAAAGAACTGAAATGGTTTAACCGGAGCAGTTTGAAGGGCACGGAAAGGAAGGCAGATGTGGGAGCTGCGAtttcctccagatgtggtttAACAG gTGTTGGTGCCAGCCCCTATGTTATGAACTGCAACGTGACCATAGACACGCAGGACCTGAACGTCAGCCAACAGATTGCCTGCGCGGTCCGCGGAGCCAATGTTGGTGGCCTCGCGGGTATCCAGGCGATGGCCTTTCCTCATGAGGGTACTGTGGAGATTGCCTGTAACGTGGAGAGCTGGAAAGGTGAAACTTCATCACCTCTGACAGAAGAGAAGGAGAAACACATTTCTTATTGCATTCAGGGTGAAGAATACGTGTATTTCTCCCCAAGTTATATCGAGAAGCATATTAAAAAACTGGCTAATAACTTTGGAGTTGCTACAGTGGGCACTGCGTTAATTGGTTTTACACCTGAACGTTGCAAGAATTTGGCAGAAAAGGCCAtaggggaaggaactggagagTTTTGGAAGAAGCGCAAGGTCCTTACAAT agatgctgcctgttccgctgagttactccagcattttggctctATCATTGATGTAATgatcatccacagttccttcctacactga
- the ftcdnl1 gene encoding formiminotransferase N-terminal subdomain-containing protein isoform X2 — MASQKLSLRLAVCLLNISEARKKDVVERVAKAALWNNQGEKKIQTTVLNIFSDYDYNRSVITIAGPVETLGNSVLTACVEAFNLIDMNGHVGIHPCLGAVDLVPIYPLSDSVSLEECGRVACDVAEKLTLNVPDCSLFYFGYADHPLKRTLVQRRKELKWFNRSSLKGTERKADVGAAISSRCGLTGVGASPYVMNCNVTIDTQDLNVSQQIACAVRGANVGGLAGIQAMAFPHEGTVEIACNVESWKGETSSPLTEEKEKHISYCIQGEEYVYFSPSYIEKHIKKLANNFGVATVGTALIGFTPERCKNLAEKAIGEGTGEFWKKRKVLTM; from the exons ATGGCATCGCAAAAATTAAGTCTCCGCTTGGCTGTGTGTTTGCTGAATATTTCTGAAGCTAGAAAGAAAGACGTTGTGGAAAGGGTCGCTAAAGCTGCACTCTGGAATAACCAAG GAGAGAAGAAAATACAAACAACTGTGCTGAACATATTTTCAGATTATGATTACAACAGATCAGTTATAACTATTGCTGGTCCAGTTGAGACATTGG GTAACTCGGTTTTGACAGCATGCGTTGAAGCATTTAACTTAATTGACATGAACGGTCATGTTGGCATTCACCCCTGCCTTGGAGCAGTGGACCTTGTCCCCATCTACCCTCTCTCGGACTCCGTTAGCCTCGAGGAGTGTGGCAGAGTGGCTTGCG ATGTTGCTGAAAAGTTAACCCTCAATGTGCCGGATTGCAGTCTCTTTTATTTTGGATATGCTGATCACCCTCTCAAACGAACCCTGGTCCAACGCAGAAAAGAACTGAAATGGTTTAACCGGAGCAGTTTGAAGGGCACGGAAAGGAAGGCAGATGTGGGAGCTGCGAtttcctccagatgtggtttAACAG gTGTTGGTGCCAGCCCCTATGTTATGAACTGCAACGTGACCATAGACACGCAGGACCTGAACGTCAGCCAACAGATTGCCTGCGCGGTCCGCGGAGCCAATGTTGGTGGCCTCGCGGGTATCCAGGCGATGGCCTTTCCTCATGAGGGTACTGTGGAGATTGCCTGTAACGTGGAGAGCTGGAAAGGTGAAACTTCATCACCTCTGACAGAAGAGAAGGAGAAACACATTTCTTATTGCATTCAGGGTGAAGAATACGTGTATTTCTCCCCAAGTTATATCGAGAAGCATATTAAAAAACTGGCTAATAACTTTGGAGTTGCTACAGTGGGCACTGCGTTAATTGGTTTTACACCTGAACGTTGCAAGAATTTGGCAGAAAAGGCCAtaggggaaggaactggagagTTTTGGAAGAAGCGCAAGGTCCTTACAATGTAA